The Campylobacter sp. CN_NE2 genome contains a region encoding:
- a CDS encoding Dps family protein → MKKVIEQLNKLQADAHALFVAFHDYHWNVKGMDFYQIHAYTEKAYENMATLFDDMAERALQLGGKAVVKVDELTKLAKAPTISKASYKGEEVLKAVLKADEYLIAEFKKLESEAEKAGDATTVAIAQGEYAKLEKEVWMLKNTLAK, encoded by the coding sequence ATGAAAAAGGTTATCGAACAATTAAACAAACTCCAAGCTGACGCTCATGCGTTATTTGTTGCATTTCATGATTATCATTGGAATGTAAAAGGTATGGATTTTTATCAAATTCACGCCTACACAGAAAAAGCTTATGAAAATATGGCGACTTTATTTGATGATATGGCAGAAAGAGCGTTGCAACTTGGCGGAAAGGCAGTTGTAAAGGTCGATGAGCTTACAAAACTAGCAAAAGCTCCGACTATAAGCAAAGCAAGTTACAAAGGCGAAGAAGTGTTAAAAGCTGTGTTAAAAGCAGATGAATATCTAATCGCTGAGTTTAAAAAACTTGAAAGCGAAGCCGAAAAAGCAGGCGATGCTACAACCGTCGCAATCGCACAAGGCGAGTATGCTAAACTTGAAAAAGAAGTTTGGATGCTAAAAAATACTTTGGCGAAATAG
- a CDS encoding glucose-6-phosphate isomerase codes for MVKNSLFFKKAEFSEIKSYAKRLNSESESGEIGYYDLPNFGDEIIKEAEDFFKDKIYDNIVLVGIGGSSVGVRAILRALRAKKMRARLRILDNIDGFRFDTITQSIEFDKTIFIISSKSGTTVETISIFKAILDFYKPSDISKNFIFITDNGSKLEKFANQNNAKVFNIPKNVGGRFSILSAIGLVPMVALGLDAKALLQGGAQCKADFFDEKDDTLLQKAYHYATHKYAKINVLFSYCDRLAGLNDWYVQLWAESLGKKLGHTRFGLTPIGLVGSKDQHSFLQLIMDGTRDKTVSFIKILDQNSEKKVPNLSLENLDDLDFANGICMSEIINLQCDATMHALINEGISVDLIEVSELNERNLGYLFYYFELLTSAVGIMFGVNTYDQPGVEIGKRILKSLILKEQI; via the coding sequence ATGGTAAAAAATAGTCTTTTTTTTAAAAAAGCCGAATTTAGCGAGATAAAATCCTACGCAAAACGCTTAAATAGCGAGAGTGAGAGTGGAGAGATCGGGTATTATGATTTGCCGAATTTTGGCGATGAAATCATCAAAGAAGCCGAAGATTTTTTCAAAGATAAAATTTACGATAATATCGTGCTAGTTGGAATCGGCGGTTCAAGTGTGGGCGTGAGAGCCATTTTAAGGGCTTTAAGAGCCAAAAAAATGCGAGCAAGGCTTCGAATTTTAGATAATATCGACGGATTTAGATTTGATACAATCACACAAAGTATCGAATTTGATAAGACGATTTTTATAATCTCGTCCAAATCGGGCACGACGGTTGAGACGATTTCGATCTTTAAGGCGATTTTGGATTTTTACAAACCAAGCGATATTAGCAAAAATTTCATTTTTATCACCGATAACGGCTCAAAACTCGAAAAATTTGCAAACCAAAACAATGCAAAGGTTTTTAATATCCCAAAAAATGTCGGCGGTAGATTTAGCATTTTAAGTGCGATTGGGCTTGTGCCTATGGTAGCGCTAGGTCTAGATGCAAAGGCGCTTTTGCAAGGCGGCGCCCAGTGCAAGGCTGATTTTTTTGATGAAAAAGATGATACTCTTTTGCAAAAAGCCTATCATTATGCCACGCACAAATACGCCAAAATAAATGTTTTATTTAGCTACTGCGATCGTTTGGCAGGACTAAATGACTGGTATGTTCAGCTTTGGGCTGAAAGCTTGGGCAAAAAGCTTGGTCATACGCGTTTTGGGCTAACGCCGATAGGGCTAGTAGGAAGTAAGGATCAGCACTCATTTTTACAGCTCATAATGGACGGCACGCGTGATAAAACAGTATCCTTCATAAAAATTTTAGATCAAAACAGCGAGAAAAAAGTTCCAAATTTAAGCCTTGAAAATTTAGATGATTTGGATTTTGCAAACGGCATTTGCATGAGCGAGATTATAAATTTGCAGTGTGATGCGACCATGCACGCGCTCATAAATGAAGGAATTAGTGTCGATTTGATCGAAGTTAGCGAGTTAAATGAGCGAAATTTAGGATATTTGTTTTATTATTTTGAGCTTTTAACTAGTGCTGTTGGTATTATGTTTGGCGTAAATACTTACGATCAGCCGGGCGTGGAAATTGGTAAAAGAATTTTAAAATCTTTGATTTTAAAAGAGCAAATTTGA
- a CDS encoding YgiW/YdeI family stress tolerance OB fold protein, with amino-acid sequence MKKVILSLALACATAFAANGGFAGAEQNHAQKGGFVDNAKISVMSVKEALNARDDTRAVLRGKIVREIKHEKYEFTDGKSRILAEIDDKIWQGLVVTPNDFVEIEGYIDNDPFERTEIEVYRIIKLK; translated from the coding sequence ATGAAAAAGGTAATTTTAAGCTTAGCATTAGCCTGTGCTACGGCATTTGCCGCTAACGGCGGTTTTGCCGGTGCAGAACAAAACCACGCTCAAAAAGGCGGTTTTGTCGATAACGCAAAAATTTCAGTTATGAGCGTAAAAGAAGCGCTAAATGCAAGAGATGACACAAGGGCAGTTTTACGCGGAAAAATCGTGCGTGAAATAAAACACGAAAAGTATGAATTTACAGACGGAAAAAGTCGAATTTTAGCCGAAATCGATGATAAAATTTGGCAAGGCTTAGTCGTAACTCCAAACGATTTTGTCGAAATCGAAGGCTATATCGACAATGACCCGTTTGAGCGAACGGAAATCGAAGTTTATCGCATTATTAAATTAAAATAA
- the galU gene encoding UTP--glucose-1-phosphate uridylyltransferase GalU, giving the protein MIQTCLFPAAGYGTRFLPATKSLPKEMLPILTKPLIHYGVDEALEAGMTNMAFVSGRGKRALEDYFDISYELEHQISGSSKEYLLQEIRDLMNTCTFSFTRQRQMKGLGHAIYTGRTLVRDEPFGVVLADDLCVNENGEGVLAQMVKVYEKYRCSVVAVMEVEPNQVSSYGVVSGKFIEDDLMMVSDMVEKPAPDEAPSNLAIIGRYILTPDIFEILEHTAPGKNGEIQITDALLNQAKNGVVIAYKFKGKRFDCGSVDGYVEATKYFYEMMKNGKK; this is encoded by the coding sequence ATGATACAAACTTGTCTTTTTCCTGCTGCCGGTTATGGCACGAGATTTTTACCTGCGACAAAATCTTTGCCAAAAGAGATGTTGCCGATTTTAACGAAGCCTTTGATTCACTATGGCGTTGATGAAGCCTTAGAGGCCGGTATGACAAATATGGCGTTTGTCAGTGGTCGCGGAAAAAGGGCATTGGAAGATTATTTTGATATTAGCTATGAGTTAGAACACCAAATTTCTGGCTCTTCAAAAGAGTATTTGTTGCAAGAAATTAGAGATTTGATGAATACTTGCACATTTTCTTTTACTAGGCAACGCCAGATGAAAGGTCTAGGTCATGCCATTTATACAGGCAGAACGCTTGTCAGAGATGAGCCGTTTGGCGTGGTTTTGGCTGATGATTTATGCGTAAATGAAAACGGCGAGGGCGTTTTAGCGCAAATGGTGAAAGTTTATGAAAAATATCGCTGTTCGGTTGTTGCCGTTATGGAAGTCGAACCTAACCAAGTTTCAAGCTACGGCGTAGTTAGTGGCAAATTTATAGAAGATGACTTGATGATGGTTAGCGATATGGTCGAAAAACCCGCACCTGACGAGGCTCCATCAAATTTGGCAATCATCGGTCGCTATATCCTAACGCCTGATATTTTTGAGATTTTAGAGCATACCGCGCCCGGTAAAAACGGCGAAATTCAAATCACTGACGCGCTTTTAAATCAAGCCAAAAACGGCGTTGTAATCGCGTATAAATTTAAAGGCAAACGCTTTGATTGTGGTTCTGTTGATGGTTATGTCGAAGCGACAAAATATTTTTACGAGATGATGAAAAATGGTAAAAAATAG
- a CDS encoding IMPACT family protein, translated as MQQITQIFEISNEVKKSKFIAFLTPFSEFDALLSHLKNEHPKAAHIVWAYRILNEFNQIVENQSDDGEPKGTSGTPCLNALRGAELINTAVLVVRYFGGIKLGTGGLVRAYASSVNLAINSATLTPFEFKKSCEFFVPFSLISKFEHFFSKQNLKFNAEFNELGANFKGEITQNEFENLNKFIQNLQNESIKFNEIPNFS; from the coding sequence GTGCAACAAATAACGCAAATTTTTGAGATTTCAAATGAAGTAAAAAAATCCAAATTTATCGCATTTTTAACGCCATTTAGCGAATTTGACGCACTTTTATCGCACTTAAAAAACGAGCACCCAAAAGCAGCGCATATCGTTTGGGCATATCGAATTTTAAACGAATTTAATCAAATAGTGGAAAATCAATCAGACGACGGCGAACCAAAAGGCACAAGCGGAACGCCTTGTTTAAATGCTTTGCGTGGGGCTGAGCTTATAAATACGGCAGTTTTAGTCGTGCGGTATTTTGGCGGGATAAAGCTAGGCACAGGCGGACTTGTAAGAGCGTATGCTTCAAGCGTGAATTTAGCGATAAATTCGGCAACACTTACGCCTTTTGAATTTAAAAAATCTTGCGAATTTTTTGTGCCGTTTAGTTTGATTTCAAAATTTGAACACTTTTTTTCAAAACAAAATTTAAAATTTAATGCCGAATTTAACGAGCTTGGCGCAAATTTCAAAGGCGAAATAACACAAAATGAATTTGAAAATTTAAACAAATTTATCCAAAATTTGCAAAACGAAAGTATTAAATTTAACGAAATTCCGAATTTTAGCTAA